A genomic window from Brassica oleracea var. oleracea cultivar TO1000 chromosome C8, BOL, whole genome shotgun sequence includes:
- the LOC106309117 gene encoding LOW QUALITY PROTEIN: uncharacterized protein LOC106309117 (The sequence of the model RefSeq protein was modified relative to this genomic sequence to represent the inferred CDS: inserted 1 base in 1 codon; deleted 2 bases in 1 codon), with amino-acid sequence MEARSSSQATGCCYPPKVLAFKHRKFVSEITYEDASFGFVFSIDLEIVYVSVSLVYEKERLLKPGGTGAMLEGSDSVSPVSSLLKNSSVVHVASFGEHVLVIFRRNVEDSFRFXDCSSSVLNNRPYIGLLEPLLEEKRSDIHYLPEFIDLSSKKRLVYIDIGAADHLTTRSNWFFPSYPIEKKAFNSYFVHHNTLVLTSYVKSPGVTFIYHPGLAAATKSGTGDQEKPFVEDDSFDFLEWFKETTSFADFVVLKMNTSGAEMKSLSELINSGTICSVDELFLNCKGYRDCTSIIRSLRNSGVFVHQWWED; translated from the exons GGCAACGGGTTGCTGCTATCCACCAAAGGTTCTCGCTTTCAAGCACAGGAAGTTTGTAAGTGAGATAACTTATGAAGACGCTTCCTTTGGATTCGTCTTCTCTATCGATCTCGAGATAGTTTATGTCTCTGTTTCACTTGTTTATGAGAAGGAGCGTTTACTTAAACCCGGTGGAACCGGAGCTATGCTTGAGGGGTCTGACTCAGTGTCTCCTGTTTCTTCACTTTTGAAGAACTCTAGTGTTGTTCATGTTGCTTCCTTTGGTGAACATGTTTTGGTCATCTTCAGGAGAAACGTTGAAGATAGTTTCCGTT TGGATTGCTCATCATCCGTACTCAACAACCGTCCATACATTGGATTATTAGAGCCTCTTCTCGAGGAGAAGCGTTCGGATATTCATTACTTGCCTGAGTTCATTGATCTCTCTTCTAAGAAGAGGCTGGTTTATATTGATATTGGAGCAGCGGATCATTTAACAACTAGATCGAACTGGTTTTTCCCTTCCTATCCAATCGAGAAGAAAGCTTTTAATAGCTACTTTGTGCATCACAACACATTGGTCTTGACTTCTTACGTCAAAAGTCCTGGTGTAACCTTCATCTATCACCCGGGACTAGCAGCAGCGACAAAATCTGGTACTGGAGATCAAGAAAAGCCTTTTGTGGAAGATGATAGCTTTGATTTTCTAGAATGGTTCAAGGAAACGACAAGCTTTGCTGATTTTGTGGTTCTGAAGATGAACACAAGCGGCGCCGAGATGAAG TCTCTCTCTGAGTTGATAAATAGCGGTACGATCTGCTCAGTTGATGAACTGTTTTTAAACTGCAAAGGGTACAGAGACTGCACCAGTATCATAAGGAGTCTCAGAAACAGTGGCGTCTTTGTTCATCAGTGGTGGGAAGACTAA